The genomic region TGGAATCCTTTCAGCACGACCCAGTTGGAGAAGGTCATTAGGTCGGCGTAAGTGCGAGTTCGGGCGGTGTTGGTTATGGGGCCGATGGAGGTGAAGTTGGTGAAGGTTCCTGCAGGTGGGGTAGGGCCGTCgtagaagaggaagaggatccAGGAGTCGACGAGATTGACTTGTGCGCGCTCGGCCGTGACGATGACGGCGGCGCGGTCGTCGGTGTTGTATTCGGTGAAGTCGCGGACGGCTTGGAGGATCTTCTTGTCTGTGGCTGGGGtgcggaggaagaggaggttaCCGCCCCAGACGTTGCCTTGTGGGTAGGCTTGGGTTTTGTAGTTGGTGACGATGCCGAAGTTGTTGCCGCCGCCTTTGAGGGCTTTGAatagggaggggtggttggttgcaGAGGGGTAGgtgatggtgccgttggGGAGGACGAGTTCGTATTCGAGGACGGAGGAAGCAGACCAGCCGTGTTGGGCGGACATGTATGAAAGACCTCCGCCGAGCACGAGACCGCCTGTGCCCGTGTTGCCGATGCGGCCGCCTACAAAGGTCCAGCCAGTGCCTTGGAGCTTCTGGGCCAGGCCGTCGAGACGGTTGCCGGGACCAAAGTCGAGGATGCCAGTGGCAGGATCGAGGTTGGCATGGTCGAGGTTCTGGGTCGAGATCAAGGGACCGCCGTCAACAGAAGCGTAGTAGTTGTTTGGGGAGTGGCCACCGGATTTCACGGCAAAGTGCTCgtcgttggtgttgagaagcgagatgatggtggaTACTTCGGCTGCAGActtggggaagatgatgcaGGACGGCTTGAGGGCGCTGCAGGATGCGGACCAGTACTCGGTTTGCTCGGCAATATATGTCGGCGAGATGGGTGCCGAGACTTCGATATTGGTGTTTGCTCGAAGCTCGGAACAAGTATCTCCCTTCACCACCGAGATCAAAGAGGCAACGGCCACGAGGGAAGCCACGAGGGACTGCATCTTCAGTTCTGCCTTGAAGAAAACTCGATGGGCCAACTGGTACTAAGATCCTAAATGCTTTTGGCTTCAGTGACCCTTTTATCCTTGCTCTGTTCTACTTGACCCTCTTGTTATCGTCTAGACAAAGTCAACAATGACGTGACGTCCAGTGCTATCCCCAAACGGATTTTTCTCCGTCCTGTATTCCGGCAAGATCACCGTCATCTTGCATTCGAGCCCCCAAAACGGGCAGATGCCCCCCTGGCGAGAGTTTGGATAAGGAGAATGGAACACGCAGTCAATAGTGAGACAATAACGGCGTGGAATGGTGAGAAAAGTCGGTAGCGAGCATGAATACTGCTGGCTTACATGCAGGGCGATACTAGAACCTGGTTTTAGGGTATAAAGCCTTGGTTAGTCTGCCATGAACCCTTTTCTCCGAACTTACCTCAACCATACGACGGTAGTTGGCTGCTGTGTCCTACCGCTATCCAAAGTCCCGTGCAGGCTACGAACTGACCTGAGCTGGCTGCTTCAACCAAGAATGGCTTTCTTATGAGGTTGACGATACGACGCAATGGTCAGGTCCCACAATATGATCGCCATATTAGGCCCTGATCAGCGGGTATAACCGTTCTTGGATTCATTTGACAACAACTGACAG from Podospora bellae-mahoneyi strain CBS 112042 chromosome 4, whole genome shotgun sequence harbors:
- a CDS encoding hypothetical protein (CAZy:AA7; EggNog:ENOG503NZDT; COG:C), which translates into the protein MQSLVASLVAVASLISVVKGDTCSELRANTNIEVSAPISPTYIAEQTEYWSASCSALKPSCIIFPKSAAEVSTIISLLNTNDEHFAVKSGGHSPNNYYASVDGGPLISTQNLDHANLDPATGILDFGPGNRLDGLAQKLQGTGWTFVGGRIGNTGTGGLVLGGGLSYMSAQHGWSASSVLEYELVLPNGTITYPSATNHPSLFKALKGGGNNFGIVTNYKTQAYPQGNVWGGNLLFLRTPATDKKILQAVRDFTEYNTDDRAAVIVTAERAQVNLVDSWILFLFYDGPTPPAGTFTNFTSIGPITNTARTRTYADLMTFSNWVVLKGFQVQIGTETIPLPSTTHSVEVLEGIHAHWRNISLTTLAVPGIVASIAYQPFPKRIAAAAREKSPDLIDADPDADKLIIEMNYAFLNPLDYPLMDGKMQQTYTGIRERVLSWQAEGKLPDNVDLPVFMNYGFYRQDYFGRLKPENRALAREVAEEVDPEGLFRNRTGGWKP